Below is a genomic region from Miniphocaeibacter halophilus.
CTAAATTTTATGAAAAATTAGTACCTAATAATATTGATAAATTTTCCTTAAAAGAATATGATTATATTGTAGATGCAATAGATAGTGTCCAAGGTAAAATTGCTTTAGCAGAATTTTGCTATAATAATAATATTAATTTATTTTCGTCTATGGGAGCTGGTAATAAATTAGATCCTAAAAGATTTAAAGTGTCTGATATTGGAAAAACAAGTGTCTGTCCATTGGCAAGAACTATGAGGGCTAAATTAAAAAAGAAGAATATAAAAAAACTTAAAGTGGTATGGTCGGATGAATTACCTAAAAAAAATAACAATACAAATAATGGTTCAAATAAAACACCAACCTCTAGTATTAGTTTTGTACCATCTGTAGCAGGACTTATTATTTCAGGAGAAATAATTAATGAACTAATTTCAAAGGAGAATTAATGGATAAAACAGGTGTAGTAATAGATAGTAATAATAATCATATAGATGTCTTAGTAGTAAGAGAAAGTGGCTGTGGTGGGAACTGTAGTTCCTGTGCAGGCTGCAGTTCAGAAAACAAACCTATGATTGTTAAAATAGAAAATGATTTAAACGCTAAAAAGGGAGATAGGGTATTACTTTCAATAAAAAACGGTACCATTTTTAAATATTCTATAATAATGTACTTTATTCCACTAATATTCTTTGTTTTTGGCATTATTAGTGGTATAATAATATTTAGTGGAAATAACGTTTCCAGTCAAGAGATTAAAAGCTTAGGTCTTGGCATAATATTTCTACTAATTTCATTATTTGTTTTAAAAATTTTAGATAATAGGATTTTTAATAAAAATAATGGTGTGATTAGGGCAATAAAAATTATTAATTTTGAGGAGGAGTAAAATGAGTTTAAGATCTTTACCACAATTGGAAAAGTTCGATAAGGAAATTTATGATGCTGTAAAAAATGAGACACAAAGACAAAGAGACCATGTGGAGTTAATAGCATCAGAAAACTTTATTTCAGAAGCTGTTTTAGAAACTTTGGGAACAACATTAAATAATAAGTATGCAGAAGGTTACCCTGGTAAGAGATATTATGGTGGTTGTGAATTTGTTGATATAGCTGAAGATCTTGCAAGAAATCGTCTATGTGAATTATTTGGAGCTGACCATGCAAATGTTCAACCTCATTCAGGAGCAAATGCTAATATGGCTGTATATTTAGCTGTTCTTAAACCAGGTGATACTGTTTTAGGAATGAATTTGTCTGAAGGTGGTCATTTAACTCATGGTTCACCAGTTAACATTTCCGGTTTATATTATAACTTTGTTGATTATGGAGTTGATCCAGAAACAGAAACAATAGATTACGATCAAGTAAGAGAACGAGCTTTAGAGCACAAACCAAAACTAATAGTTGCAGGTGCTAGTGCTTATTCAAGAGAAATAGACTTTGCAAAATTCAAAGAAATTGCTGATGAAGTGGGAGCATATTTTATGGTAGATATGGCTCATATAGCTGGATTAATTGCTGTTGGCGAACATCCTAGTCCAATTCCATATGCAGATTTTGTAACAACTACAACACACAAAACTCTTAGAGGTCCAAGAGGTGGAGCTATTTTATGTAAAGCAGAACACGCTAAAAAAATAGATAAAGCAGTTTTCCCAGGATTACAAGGTGGACCATTAGAGCATGTTATAGCTGCTAAAGCTGTATGCTTTAAAGAAGCATTAACAGATGAATTTAAAGAATATATAAAACAAGTTAAGAAAAATGCCGTTGCATTGGGAGAAGCTTTAACAGAAGGTGGAATTAGATTAGTTTCCGGTGGAACAGATAATCACTTATTATTATTAGATGTAAGAAATTTAGGCTTAACAGGAAAAGAAGCTGAAGCTTTATTAGAAGAAGTAAATATAACTACAAATAAAAATACTATTCCAAATGATCCTGAATCACCATTTGTTACTTCTGGAGTAAGAGTTGGTACTCCTGCAGTTACAACTAGAGGA
It encodes:
- the glyA gene encoding serine hydroxymethyltransferase, with amino-acid sequence MSLRSLPQLEKFDKEIYDAVKNETQRQRDHVELIASENFISEAVLETLGTTLNNKYAEGYPGKRYYGGCEFVDIAEDLARNRLCELFGADHANVQPHSGANANMAVYLAVLKPGDTVLGMNLSEGGHLTHGSPVNISGLYYNFVDYGVDPETETIDYDQVRERALEHKPKLIVAGASAYSREIDFAKFKEIADEVGAYFMVDMAHIAGLIAVGEHPSPIPYADFVTTTTHKTLRGPRGGAILCKAEHAKKIDKAVFPGLQGGPLEHVIAAKAVCFKEALTDEFKEYIKQVKKNAVALGEALTEGGIRLVSGGTDNHLLLLDVRNLGLTGKEAEALLEEVNITTNKNTIPNDPESPFVTSGVRVGTPAVTTRGMKEDGFREIGKYMVQALKKERPAADIKADVLKLMSNYKLYE
- a CDS encoding tRNA threonylcarbamoyladenosine dehydratase, with protein sequence MENNFLQRTELLIGKESLNKLANSKILIFGVGGVGGYVVEGLARAGIGSITVVDFDTIDITNINRQIIALHSNIGAYKVDVIEQRIKDINPKCKVAKFYEKLVPNNIDKFSLKEYDYIVDAIDSVQGKIALAEFCYNNNINLFSSMGAGNKLDPKRFKVSDIGKTSVCPLARTMRAKLKKKNIKKLKVVWSDELPKKNNNTNNGSNKTPTSSISFVPSVAGLIISGEIINELISKEN
- a CDS encoding SoxR reducing system RseC family protein; this translates as MDKTGVVIDSNNNHIDVLVVRESGCGGNCSSCAGCSSENKPMIVKIENDLNAKKGDRVLLSIKNGTIFKYSIIMYFIPLIFFVFGIISGIIIFSGNNVSSQEIKSLGLGIIFLLISLFVLKILDNRIFNKNNGVIRAIKIINFEEE